From the Streptomyces nodosus genome, the window CTCGGGTTCCTGCTGCAGATCGTGGCGCTGCGCTCCCTCCCCATCTATGCGGTGGGGGCGGCGCTCGCGGCCAGCCTGGCGGTGACGGCGGTGGTCTCGGCCCGGCTGTTGCGGGTGCGGCTGGCCGGGGGCGAGTGGGCCGCGGTCGCCGTGGTGTGCGCGGGGCTGGCGATGCTGGGTCTGGCCTCCGGCCCCGAGGGCTCCACGGCCGGGTCCGGGGCGCTGAAGTGGGCGATGCTCGCGACCGCGGTGGTGGTCCTGCTCCTCGGCCCGGTCGGGGGCCGGCTGCCGGGGCGGGCACGGGCCCTGGTGCTGGGGCTCGGCGCCGGGTTCGGGTTCGGGGTGGTCGAGGTGACGGTACGGCTGATCGACGGGCTCACCCCGTCCGTGCTGTTCACCGATCCGGCGCTCTACGCCCTGCTGCTGGGCGGCGGGGCGGCCTTTCTGCTGCTGACCACGGCACTGGAACGGGGGTCGGTGACGGTGGCGACCGCCGGCATGGTCGTGGGCGAGACGGTCGGACCGGCCGCGATCGGGGTGGTGTGGCTGGGCGACCGCACCCGGGAGGGCATGGCCTGGGCGGCGGTGCTGGGCTTCGCGGTGGCGGTGGCGGGCGCCCTGGCCCTGGCCCGGTTCGGCGAGGCACCGCAGCAGCCCCCGACCGCGCCCGCCGACCCCTCCGCCACGCCGGAACCGGAGCCTACGGCCACCCCGGGGTCCTGAACGGAACCGAAGCCCGGGGCCGGGCCGGGGTCGATCTCGGGCGCTCGGGGGTGCCGGGCCTGGGACTGAGGCCGACGCCAAGCCGATGGTCATCC encodes:
- a CDS encoding DMT family transporter — its product is MVCALGAAVCFGTATVLQAVAARAVGPGGGGEAALLLRALRQWRYLAGLALDGLGFLLQIVALRSLPIYAVGAALAASLAVTAVVSARLLRVRLAGGEWAAVAVVCAGLAMLGLASGPEGSTAGSGALKWAMLATAVVVLLLGPVGGRLPGRARALVLGLGAGFGFGVVEVTVRLIDGLTPSVLFTDPALYALLLGGGAAFLLLTTALERGSVTVATAGMVVGETVGPAAIGVVWLGDRTREGMAWAAVLGFAVAVAGALALARFGEAPQQPPTAPADPSATPEPEPTATPGS